TCTCTACTGCTGTGGTGGAGCCGTATAACTCTGTCCTCACCACTCACTCCACCACAGAGCACGCGGACTGTACCTTTATGGTGGACAACGAGGCCGTCTATGATATATGCCATCATAAACTCGGTGTCGAACGCCCCTCTTACACCAGCATCAATAGACTGATGGTTCAGGCAGTATCTTCCATCACTGCGTCCCTCCGGTTTGAAGGGCCCTTGAATGTGGACCTAATTGAATTCCAGACCAACCTAGTCCCTTACCCGAGAATACATTTCCCCATCACCACCTTTGCCCCCATCGTCTCTGCTGACAAAGCCTACCATGAGCGGTTCTCCGTGTCAGACATCACTGCTGCTTGCTTTGAGTCGTCCAACCAGCTGGTCAAGTGTGACCCTCGGCGTGGGAAGTACATGGCCTGCTGCCTACTCTACAGAGGGGATGTGGTCCCTAGGGAAGCGAATGCAGCCATTGCAGCCATGAAGGCGAGGCACTCTGTTCAGTTTGTAGATTGGTGTCCAACGGGTTTCAAGGTGGGCATCAACAATCGGCTGCCCACAGTGATGCCAGGTGGGGACCTGGCCAAAGCCCACCAGGCCCTCTGCATGCTGAGCAACACCACAGCGATTGTGGAGGCCTGGGCCCGCCTGGACCACAAGTTTGACCTCATGTACGCCAAGAGGGCATTTTTGCACTGGTACATCAGAGAAGGCATGGAAGAAGCAGAATTCTTGGAGGCCAGGGAAGACCTGGCGGCCCTGGAGAGGGATTATGAGGAAGCGGGGCAGAGTTTCTGATGCATGTGTGACAGGTGCGAAGGAACGCCAAGCTACAACGGCATGCTTTGTTTTCAAGCTGTTGTATGCCTAGTGGGTAATTCCCCTGATGAGAAAAAAAACGAAATCAAATCAGGCAAGACTCTAGGTTCCACATGAAATTAAGTGGGTCAGTACCAACCACGGACACATTATTTCTGGGTCTACTGGTGCTAGTCAACTCTGTTCCCAGGGAGCCTTCGGAAGCTTAGAGTCCTTTGAACTGCTGGGTCACTTCTAAGTGGGGTTTTTTGTTTAACTAAGAGACTATGAAACCCTGAAGTTTATGCTTTTCCTTTCTGGTACCTGAAGTATGAAACAGCGCATGTTGATTACAAATGTTTTTCCCCTATATTTTTATACCGATTGaatcataaatattttcagtatgattctttttcttcttttaaatatgtacCCAAAGGGCTCAGTTTGCTTTTTATGTAAACGAACTAGGGTCTTTCTAAAACTTGAATTTGGGTGTCCTGCAGGTCAGAGGTGAAAGCCATCTCTTCTACTTCCCTGTCCTGGAAGTGGTGTTCTCAAAGTGTCACCAAGCCTAACTGTGCCAGAGTCACTGCAGAAgtttactaaaaatgcagattGTTGAGCTTCTCTATGGACTTGCTAAGCTGGAATCCTGGGGGCTGGAGAGGCTGTGTCCTAAGGATTTGAGATTTACAAAAACACTCAATGGAATTAAGTTTTTGGTACTGAATAGTtccatttgagaaaataatttactcTGGACAAAGCTATAAGTGCATTAAAACCACTAGCGAGATTTTAAGTAACCGCAATGTTTACTTTCACTGATTGTTGGAATTAAGGCAACGTAGATGCTGCAGAGGTGCTGGGTCGGGCTGAGCTGTTGCTCTTGGACAGCTGGTAGACAATCCTATGAGCCTCATCCTCCTGCGCTGTTTAACTTGTCAGCCCTCGCCCTCTAGCTGTACTGACTCTTGACTTCAACTGGGCACAGGCTTTTGGCTCAGGTAGACGTCGGAAGGTAGGAGACACTAAAGCCTTGGCTGGAGGCATGAAGTTGTGTATCTGTTTTGAGATTCCTCAAACTACAAGGCTACTATCTTTTTGCTTGTGCACTTGGACTCAAAAactgactctgtgtgtgtgtgtgtgtgtgtgtgtgtgtgtgtatgtgtgtaagatCTATTTTTTAGAGTGTTTACAGGTTCTCAGCAACACTGAGTGGAAAGTATAACCCTCCATTTTTGACAGTCCTTGGGAGATTCTCTTACATACTAAAATCCCTCCCCTGAGATGTGGCCTTTAAGAGTGGTACTCAAACGATGTACCCTTTTGCCTGCTTTCAGTTGAAACCATTCTCACCATAGAAGCCAGTGACCACTGTTTGGTGAAGATGCCATTTAGCCCCTCTACAGTGCCAGAAGGGTGTTTTCCCCCAGCGCAGACAGCTCTCACTGAGGTTTGCTCAGTCCCCAGGTCTCTAAGTGTCTGGCTGTGTCCCCTTTGGACTCCACTCCCAAACATCACGCCGAGGGCTCAGCTTCTGCTTACTCAAAACCTCATTCTGGGGTtctctttggagacagagcctgTTAATCAAGGCGTGCCAGGATTCCTGGTGTggcaacagggaaaggaacatGACTCTCATTCTCATGTCTCTGACTTGCTGTGATCAAACATTTGGAGCAAAAATTACTTTGTCCAAATGAAAGGAATGATTTGGTCAACATTAGTGTTTCTTCACTATATCCAATATAGACTGATGGTGTCTATAGCTGGCTTTTTATTGAAGTGTGAAGAAAACCGTTACTGAGCAAAAGGGCTTgctgcctggccaacgtgggtacaatattttaatttcctgcaGATGTGGTTCCTACTTTAAAGCCCGGTTTGAGTGCACCTGCTTCATGGAGCCTTCCAGGATCTTCTTCCTTGTGTCCTCCCTGAGCTCCCAGAGCCCTGGTCTGTTCCGTCCTAGGGTTTATGGACAGTGGAGTCACACCATGAAATCTATCACTGCACTGAAAATTTGTAGCAAGTACTCATTGACGAAAACAATTTAATTTGTATGTCATACATACTGCCTTACATTTTTATTAGGCTTTTACTAAGTATTTAACATGTATTGGCCAGGagagtggctcacgcttgtaacatcagcattttgggaacccaaggcaggagtatcacttgagcccaggaattcgagaccagcctgggcaacatagtgagaccctgtctgtgctttaatatatatatatatatatatatatatatatatatatatatatataaataaatgaatataatacaaaatatgtacacacactcacacacagacacacacacacagacacacaatatgtatatatatatcagccAGGTGAGGCATGCACCTTTAGTCtcaactccttgggaggctgaggtgggaggatcacctgagcccaggaagttgaggctgcagtcagtcatgattgcactactgcactacaccctgggcaacaaagcaagactgtctcaaaaaaataaagtaaaatagaataaaatttattcttcaaTGTACATGTGCTGTTTCTCCATTCAGCCACTAGGGGACACTAGTGCTTAAATAACGAGTTTTTGGTGCTCTGGggttgtgtgtgcgtgtgtgtgtgtgtgtgtgtgtgtgtgtgtgtacatgagtaCTGACACATCGAGAAAAAgactatatattttgtttttaaaagctaataaTCTACTAAAGATAAGAACCAAAGTATTTCTTAAGCTTTTACGTTCAGCTTGTGAATCTTATTATTTATAAGCCTAGACAATTTGTATAATCAGTTTTAAAGGGAATACACATGAATTTTGGGTCTCCTTTGCAGTCTTAGTTGAATGGTCTTAAATATTTTAGGTTGTCCACAAATTTAATATCTTCTATTTTCTCTTGAGAACGTTGACAAACTTTCCTAAGTCCTGTAAATAATTCTTTACAAATTTAATAAATTGAATTATACCTATGGTGATTAAGTACTCTTAGGTGTTCTGAAACTTTCTACACGTGATTAAGATTTGTACTTAAGTGACAAGCGTACATTTACTGACAacatttacacttttaaaaatcgGAATGACACAGCCGAGTATGGCTGCATTGGGCCAAACACTCTTGGATATGATACATGCTGTATTTGAAATGCCAAGCTGGCACAGCTTCCTTCTCACAGGAGCCCCAGCACATCCTTATTTAATGGATTCACTTACAGTGATTAATTGAGTGCTCGTCACAGTTCCAGGCACGGGGCATGCAGCactgaacaaaacagaaacaagccCTGCCCTGATGGAGTTTACGTCGCAGTGAAGGTGGGGTTGGGTGGAAGACAGTAAACACAGTAAGTCAGTCAATTATCCTACAGGTTAAAGGTGGCAGGTGCTCTTGGGAAAACGTAGAGGATGGCAAGGGGGAACGGACGGCAGCTTCAAACGAGTGGGCATTGATTGTCGTTTCCAAGGAAAGAAGGCTTTGACAAGGACTTCAAGGGAGTGACAAGGGAGACTGCAGATATTTGAGGGGAAAACTTTCCTGGCAAGAGGAACTGTCAGAGGCGTTCGAACAGGAGCGACTCCATCTTGAGTGAGCGCCGGGAAAACGGGGCTGGCACCTGCTGGGCTGCGCTCCCAGAAAGTTGGGTATTCCCGGCCTCTAGACGTTTATGGCTAA
The genomic region above belongs to Saimiri boliviensis isolate mSaiBol1 chromosome 8, mSaiBol1.pri, whole genome shotgun sequence and contains:
- the TUBAL3 gene encoding tubulin alpha chain-like 3, whose amino-acid sequence is MRECLSIHIGQAGIQIGDACWELYCLEHGIQPDGVVLDSQQNQPENANTEHTNASFDTFFQEIRAGKHVPRALFMDLEPTVIDGIRTGPRRSLFHPELLLSGKEDAASNYARGRYSVGSEVIDLVLERTRKLAKQCGELQGFLIFRSFGGGTGSGFTSLLMERLTGEYSKKTKLEFSVYPAPRVSTAVVEPYNSVLTTHSTTEHADCTFMVDNEAVYDICHHKLGVERPSYTSINRLMVQAVSSITASLRFEGPLNVDLIEFQTNLVPYPRIHFPITTFAPIVSADKAYHERFSVSDITAACFESSNQLVKCDPRRGKYMACCLLYRGDVVPREANAAIAAMKARHSVQFVDWCPTGFKVGINNRLPTVMPGGDLAKAHQALCMLSNTTAIVEAWARLDHKFDLMYAKRAFLHWYIREGMEEAEFLEAREDLAALERDYEEAGQSF